One part of the Tunicatimonas pelagia genome encodes these proteins:
- a CDS encoding sensor histidine kinase — MNFDTLSTFHKTLQVSKNLISANRKLTQETITNTRRGEQKTKNVAVSLRRLDYSRQNLSATINAPVNLEQDNLIKDQDAKTIAMHMLLHDVRSPIDNIVGLSQLIRQNSDLSDESLQLLDLLEKQAQKVQDRTKTHAIYHQLELGAYQPNQESFDLLQLLCKIQDNLQQKQFANPVEIWISGQPATLTQRCIIKTDLLLMELMLQNLIQNAVEASPSQARVRIDINCDSSTQQNELKQRENLSATSISIHNQGVIPASMQDHFFEKYVTYGKTRGTGLGTYIAMLITKSFGGQIAFTTSEERGTNLRVRLPQLLTISNVPVSELALPV; from the coding sequence ATGAATTTTGATACACTAAGCACATTTCACAAAACACTTCAGGTTAGTAAGAATTTAATATCGGCCAATAGAAAACTCACCCAAGAAACTATTACTAACACCCGTAGAGGAGAACAAAAAACCAAGAACGTTGCTGTTTCTCTTAGGCGACTAGATTACTCTCGTCAAAATCTTTCGGCTACCATTAACGCTCCTGTAAACCTAGAGCAGGATAATTTAATAAAAGATCAGGATGCTAAGACTATTGCTATGCATATGTTGCTGCACGATGTTCGTAGCCCTATTGATAATATTGTTGGTTTGTCTCAGCTCATTAGGCAAAATAGTGACTTATCTGATGAGAGTTTACAACTTCTGGATTTATTAGAGAAACAGGCTCAAAAAGTTCAGGACCGGACAAAGACTCATGCAATTTATCACCAGTTAGAGTTGGGGGCGTACCAACCTAATCAGGAGTCTTTCGACCTGCTTCAGCTTCTCTGTAAGATTCAGGATAATTTACAACAGAAGCAATTCGCCAACCCGGTTGAGATATGGATAAGTGGACAACCAGCGACTTTAACTCAGCGGTGTATCATTAAGACTGACTTGCTACTGATGGAGCTTATGCTGCAAAATTTAATACAGAATGCAGTAGAAGCTTCACCTAGCCAGGCACGGGTACGAATCGATATTAACTGCGACTCTTCGACCCAACAAAATGAACTGAAGCAACGGGAAAATCTTTCGGCTACCAGTATCTCTATTCACAATCAAGGAGTTATTCCAGCGAGTATGCAAGATCATTTTTTTGAAAAATATGTCACCTACGGCAAAACAAGAGGAACTGGTTTAGGCACATATATCGCTATGCTAATTACTAAATCTTTTGGTGGGCAGATTGCATTTACCACTTCTGAGGAGCGGGGTACCAACTTGAGAGTACGTTTGCCTCAGCTACTTACCATCAGCAATGTACCAGTCTCAGAGCTTGCACTACCTGTATAG
- a CDS encoding ATP-binding protein produces the protein MPFSTEELIQHYGLLDERRLLSQRLVYGMYPEVVTRVGKERQTLQNLSGSYLYKDIFRFQDVRKPEILETLLEALALQVCSEVSYHELAQTVGVDANTVRRYIDLLEKAFVIFRLRSFSRNLQNELRKSRKIYFYDNGIRNAIINNFQTVDLRVDQGALWENFLVSERQKLLHFHEIYTNCYFWRTKQQQEIDYLEERDGQLRAYEFKWLRKKGDKKNHFSKTFLNAYPNSNTQVITPENYIDWLQYK, from the coding sequence CTGCCATTTTCTACCGAAGAATTAATTCAGCACTACGGACTATTGGATGAACGCCGGTTATTATCGCAGCGACTGGTGTACGGTATGTACCCGGAAGTAGTCACCCGGGTAGGGAAAGAACGGCAAACCCTGCAAAACCTCAGTGGTAGCTATCTGTACAAAGATATTTTTCGCTTTCAGGATGTTCGTAAGCCGGAAATATTGGAAACATTACTGGAAGCATTGGCTCTACAAGTATGTTCCGAAGTTTCTTACCATGAACTAGCCCAAACCGTAGGAGTGGATGCCAACACCGTGCGCCGCTACATTGACTTGCTGGAAAAAGCATTTGTTATCTTTCGGCTTCGTTCCTTCAGTCGAAATCTGCAGAATGAGCTCAGAAAAAGCCGTAAAATCTATTTCTACGATAATGGAATTCGCAACGCTATTATCAACAATTTCCAAACTGTGGACTTACGGGTCGATCAGGGCGCTTTGTGGGAAAACTTCCTGGTTAGCGAACGGCAAAAGCTACTGCACTTTCACGAAATATACACCAATTGCTATTTTTGGCGCACTAAACAGCAGCAAGAAATTGATTATCTGGAAGAGCGCGATGGTCAGTTACGTGCCTACGAATTTAAATGGTTAAGAAAAAAAGGTGATAAGAAAAACCATTTTTCAAAGACTTTTCTAAACGCTTATCCCAACAGTAATACACAAGTGATAACCCCGGAAAACTATATCGATTGGTTGCAGTATAAATAG
- a CDS encoding type VI secretion system baseplate subunit TssG gives MQEGNEHKDLQQLLEESFKGNDIDLKPEVIIANAIRHKLIKIEDVFIRPASTFQRSYTHDFLSVEKRERKQGNPYYFIDINREGLYDTLPEGLFHQTLKKDAQIDTEIAVAELELHRQEEKAVRKFFLPLEQEFYRLQLLAEWQESQLILASLNRQQYNALINLWDLPKELSNYQTMMMLHIIPLLHRVVGDHETTSNLLSLVMETPVRVETCQIAPQEVNEVQLPCLGEFELGRDSVLGNYIEDYHPHYQLIVGPIEKKYIAGYLSDGKKRKTLLRLCAYFLPCQSDTSVKVEIVQPEEEGFLLHGEEPGEGYLGYTTQL, from the coding sequence ATGCAGGAAGGAAATGAACATAAAGACTTACAACAACTGCTGGAAGAGAGCTTCAAAGGCAATGATATTGATCTGAAGCCGGAGGTAATTATTGCTAACGCAATTCGTCATAAGCTAATTAAAATAGAAGATGTTTTTATTCGGCCAGCAAGTACGTTCCAGCGGTCGTACACTCACGATTTTCTCTCGGTAGAGAAGCGAGAGCGTAAGCAAGGCAATCCATACTATTTTATCGATATCAACCGCGAAGGCTTGTACGATACCCTCCCCGAGGGACTATTTCATCAAACGCTAAAGAAAGATGCCCAAATTGATACTGAGATAGCAGTAGCGGAACTAGAGCTCCACCGCCAAGAAGAAAAAGCCGTTCGGAAGTTCTTCTTACCTCTGGAGCAAGAATTTTATCGCTTGCAGCTACTGGCCGAGTGGCAGGAGAGCCAGCTTATACTCGCTTCCCTCAATCGCCAGCAGTACAACGCCCTGATTAACCTGTGGGATTTACCTAAAGAGCTGAGCAACTATCAAACCATGATGATGCTGCACATCATTCCGTTGCTGCACCGAGTTGTTGGCGATCATGAAACCACATCAAACCTGCTGAGCCTGGTAATGGAAACTCCGGTTCGGGTAGAGACCTGCCAAATAGCCCCCCAAGAAGTCAATGAAGTACAGCTACCGTGTTTGGGAGAGTTTGAGTTGGGTCGCGATAGTGTGCTGGGCAACTATATTGAAGATTATCATCCTCATTACCAGCTTATTGTAGGTCCCATTGAAAAGAAGTATATTGCGGGCTATCTTTCCGATGGAAAAAAACGAAAAACCCTATTGCGCTTATGTGCTTACTTTCTTCCTTGCCAGTCGGATACTTCGGTGAAAGTTGAGATTGTTCAACCGGAAGAAGAGGGCTTTTTACTGCACGGGGAAGAACCAGGCGAAGGATACCTGGGCTACACTACGCAATTATAA
- a CDS encoding DUF6364 family protein, translating to MDTKLTLKLDAKVIQQAKEYASAQQRSLSSIVEAYLKSLTSQPKSDSDSSEVEISPFVKSMASGVKIPSKVDAKATYYEHLMEKYQ from the coding sequence ATGGATACTAAGTTAACCCTAAAGCTGGATGCTAAAGTTATTCAACAAGCAAAAGAATACGCCAGTGCCCAACAAAGAAGTCTGTCCAGTATTGTTGAAGCCTACCTAAAATCTCTGACTAGCCAGCCCAAATCAGATTCAGACAGTAGTGAAGTAGAAATTTCCCCCTTCGTGAAAAGTATGGCAAGCGGGGTAAAAATACCCTCCAAAGTTGATGCTAAGGCAACCTACTACGAACATCTGATGGAGAAATACCAATGA
- a CDS encoding type II toxin-antitoxin system VapC family toxin yields MKPKLFLDTNIMLDLLGEREPFYQPTAKLASLVDNGSLDFTVSALSFATVNYFLAKFEDSQTATEKLRKFRVLSSVVGVDEEIVDKGLNANFKDFEDALQYFCALKADCQVLITRNAKDFKGASIPVMTVDEYLKSIGKY; encoded by the coding sequence ATGAAGCCTAAGCTATTTCTGGATACCAATATTATGCTCGATCTGCTGGGCGAACGAGAACCATTTTATCAACCAACTGCAAAATTGGCCTCACTGGTTGATAATGGTTCGTTAGATTTTACGGTCTCAGCACTCTCCTTTGCCACTGTAAACTATTTCCTGGCTAAGTTTGAAGACTCTCAAACTGCTACTGAAAAGCTGCGGAAATTTAGGGTGCTATCGTCGGTTGTAGGGGTAGATGAAGAGATTGTTGACAAGGGACTAAATGCTAATTTCAAGGATTTTGAGGATGCCTTACAATACTTCTGTGCGCTAAAAGCTGACTGCCAAGTGTTAATTACCCGCAATGCAAAAGATTTCAAAGGGGCATCAATACCTGTCATGACAGTTGATGAATATCTCAAAAGTATTGGAAAGTACTGA
- a CDS encoding right-handed parallel beta-helix repeat-containing protein, with protein MKISQYLKVGVLASTLATLISCTSEEIDPTPDTQPVTSEGCIETEGAFDTASGITFKVSCIQSGYSYEWSFGDGRTSTSTDVTHTYDTAGTYTVELKIINDQTNEVERTVSQNIAISQEIPLSSSDSFTHGGTITRDECWEEGTHTVSADVYLWGAKLCIKPGAIIKFAPGTELIASAHMEKEAQIMAEGTVEKPILFTSGAENPQAGDYVGLTLTDGSTATSVFNHCTFEYGGKNTRSDTDMKPKGGLVRMDGHNQASFQNCTFQYSATYGLYLDRSAFASFSDNHVHDVADYAVYLGADDVPSIGANNRFDSQGIEIWPTTVRQNTRWEKQTCPYVASSLVVGTGNASAPTFEIGPGVEIHFENHGMFSVGSERVGLSGKVVAQGTEAEPIVLTASEDSWRGVTFERGTSLTSSLQYCRIEKVKSSEGSELSGVVNIFDSEVSMEHCTISGEKSHSVYVDETGHFGKFANNELGNPQRYSIRMPIEKIPTIGEGNTFSGQKRVEVFGSYVTEDATWPGLAVPYYTDSWLRVGSDAGNTLTLSPGVTIEFGSSYGLEVGKTPSESKGTLVANGTAEKPIVLTTGKPDAKWGGVQFGTNTGANSILNHCEVKMATIPVYIEDVPLGGVPVLSNSLFSDASSYGIIIDNSSPTLRNNTFANNSSGDTKTK; from the coding sequence ATGAAAATAAGTCAATATTTAAAAGTGGGGGTGTTAGCATCAACGCTAGCCACCCTTATAAGCTGTACATCAGAAGAGATAGATCCCACCCCTGATACTCAACCCGTAACGTCTGAGGGTTGTATAGAGACAGAAGGGGCATTTGATACAGCTTCTGGTATTACTTTCAAAGTTTCTTGTATTCAGTCCGGCTATTCTTACGAATGGAGCTTTGGTGATGGGCGTACTTCTACATCGACCGATGTTACTCATACCTACGATACGGCCGGAACGTATACCGTTGAACTGAAGATTATTAATGATCAAACCAACGAAGTTGAGCGCACCGTATCTCAAAATATTGCTATTAGTCAGGAAATACCTCTTAGTTCATCAGACTCTTTCACGCACGGGGGCACAATAACCCGGGATGAGTGTTGGGAAGAAGGAACCCATACCGTTAGTGCTGATGTGTACTTGTGGGGGGCGAAGCTTTGCATTAAGCCTGGTGCTATTATAAAGTTCGCTCCAGGTACTGAGTTGATCGCCTCGGCACATATGGAAAAAGAGGCGCAAATTATGGCTGAGGGTACAGTCGAGAAACCTATTCTGTTTACCTCTGGTGCCGAAAATCCACAAGCTGGTGACTATGTTGGCCTAACGCTGACTGACGGTTCAACTGCAACATCAGTATTCAACCATTGTACTTTTGAGTATGGAGGAAAGAATACACGATCAGACACCGATATGAAACCCAAAGGAGGCTTAGTGCGTATGGATGGCCACAATCAGGCTAGTTTTCAAAACTGCACGTTCCAGTATTCGGCAACTTACGGTTTGTACCTAGATCGTTCAGCATTTGCGTCTTTTTCGGATAACCATGTTCACGACGTAGCCGATTACGCTGTTTACTTAGGGGCTGATGACGTACCAAGCATTGGGGCTAACAATCGCTTTGATAGCCAAGGTATAGAAATATGGCCTACGACAGTCAGGCAAAACACCCGATGGGAAAAACAAACCTGCCCGTATGTTGCTTCCTCATTGGTTGTAGGAACCGGGAATGCTTCGGCCCCTACCTTTGAAATTGGTCCTGGAGTAGAGATTCATTTTGAAAACCACGGCATGTTTAGTGTAGGGTCAGAGCGTGTTGGGCTATCAGGTAAAGTAGTAGCCCAAGGTACGGAAGCTGAGCCTATTGTACTCACGGCTAGCGAAGATAGTTGGCGAGGGGTTACTTTTGAGCGTGGTACCTCGCTTACCAGTAGCCTTCAGTACTGTCGGATAGAAAAGGTGAAGTCCTCAGAGGGGAGTGAGCTATCGGGGGTTGTAAATATTTTTGATAGTGAAGTGAGTATGGAGCACTGCACAATCAGCGGAGAAAAATCGCACAGTGTGTACGTAGATGAAACCGGCCACTTCGGGAAGTTTGCCAACAACGAGTTAGGTAATCCTCAGCGGTATTCTATCCGGATGCCCATAGAAAAAATTCCTACCATTGGAGAAGGCAATACATTTAGCGGACAGAAGCGGGTTGAAGTATTTGGGTCTTATGTAACCGAAGATGCCACCTGGCCGGGGTTGGCTGTTCCTTACTATACAGATAGTTGGTTACGAGTAGGATCTGATGCCGGAAACACTCTAACGCTGTCTCCCGGGGTAACTATTGAGTTTGGTAGCTCTTACGGACTAGAGGTGGGTAAAACGCCGAGTGAGTCAAAAGGCACCCTGGTTGCTAATGGTACCGCTGAAAAACCAATCGTACTTACCACTGGTAAGCCAGATGCTAAGTGGGGCGGAGTCCAGTTCGGGACTAATACCGGAGCCAACTCGATCTTAAACCATTGTGAAGTGAAGATGGCCACAATTCCAGTTTATATTGAAGACGTACCCCTGGGTGGTGTACCAGTGCTATCTAATTCCCTGTTTTCTGATGCGAGCAGCTACGGAATTATCATAGATAATTCCTCCCCTACCTTGCGTAATAATACCTTTGCCAATAATTCGTCGGGAGATACCAAAACAAAGTAG
- a CDS encoding PAAR domain-containing protein — protein MSKPAAVVGDMHTCPMSDGPKPHVGGPLLPPGAPTVLIGGRPAARVGDQATCVSPAPDVVLMGSLSVMIGGKPAARVGDKTAHGGVIVGPGVLNVLIG, from the coding sequence ATGAGTAAACCTGCTGCTGTAGTTGGCGACATGCACACCTGCCCTATGTCTGACGGCCCTAAACCGCACGTAGGTGGCCCTCTTCTTCCCCCTGGTGCCCCTACCGTACTAATTGGTGGACGACCAGCCGCCCGAGTGGGCGATCAGGCTACCTGCGTTAGCCCGGCTCCCGATGTTGTTCTAATGGGATCGCTAAGCGTGATGATCGGTGGTAAACCCGCTGCCCGGGTGGGTGACAAAACCGCTCACGGGGGAGTTATTGTAGGACCAGGGGTGCTAAACGTACTAATTGGGTAG
- a CDS encoding TssN family type VI secretion system protein, with protein sequence MVTVIVLAVLAAITGVLFFLSSRARPELLLGKVLVYAVAFIGTFVLYAVLAIVGKLSPSLLFWLIFGLSLIAGIIHTWLLHRRFAWVQKELFLAELLLTLFMYATGTLLLCLLCTALADYASVSFLAGAATAFLLPFFIHKSFLLWQAVPPPYFYKWFFPTEKEVPTLTFQNTIPLQFTFEKEINHTDSTTFAVVAPNDIQLGDLFHSFLEEYNQHNTDSPIQSYRPPFSWIFYCETHQWWKPLKVVDPNASVAENNLKPNDLVNAVRIRK encoded by the coding sequence ATGGTTACTGTTATCGTACTTGCTGTACTCGCCGCCATTACTGGCGTGCTATTTTTCTTAAGTAGTCGGGCGCGCCCGGAGCTACTACTAGGAAAAGTATTAGTTTATGCGGTAGCCTTTATTGGTACTTTTGTGCTGTACGCAGTTTTGGCTATTGTTGGCAAACTCTCACCCTCGTTGCTTTTTTGGTTAATATTTGGCCTGAGTCTAATTGCTGGGATAATACACACTTGGCTACTACACCGAAGGTTTGCCTGGGTGCAGAAAGAACTATTCTTAGCGGAGCTATTGCTCACGCTGTTTATGTACGCTACCGGTACTTTGCTACTATGTTTGTTGTGTACTGCATTAGCTGATTATGCCTCTGTTTCTTTTTTAGCCGGAGCCGCTACTGCGTTTCTTTTGCCGTTCTTCATTCATAAGAGCTTTTTACTGTGGCAAGCAGTACCCCCACCTTATTTTTATAAGTGGTTCTTCCCTACCGAAAAAGAAGTGCCTACGCTTACTTTTCAGAATACAATCCCTCTGCAATTCACTTTTGAAAAGGAGATCAACCATACTGATTCTACTACATTTGCGGTGGTTGCTCCCAATGATATTCAGCTAGGCGACTTGTTTCACTCTTTCTTAGAGGAATATAATCAGCATAATACTGATAGTCCTATTCAATCGTATCGTCCGCCGTTTTCCTGGATATTTTACTGCGAAACGCATCAGTGGTGGAAGCCCCTCAAAGTGGTTGATCCCAATGCTTCGGTAGCCGAAAATAATTTAAAACCCAACGATTTAGTGAATGCTGTACGAATCCGCAAATAA
- a CDS encoding APC family permease encodes MKTTTKISWKTATALVIANMIGTGVFTSLGYQLLDVQSTISIILLWLIGGALALFGAFSYAQLGTHFKESGGDYIFLSRVFHPVLGYLTSWVSLIVGFSAPVAIAAIAMTQYLAPFGIQESNALAVGIIVLIGIMHSFSIKQSERFQNATTVLKVIFVLVLIGLGLAYSTNIPTNAIAFQRSWQQELTTPGFAVSLIYVTYAYVGWNAAAYIVEEIQDVRKNLPKVLITGALFVTVIYVLLQLVFLKHASFTQLEGKVEVATIAFSNLFGVSGSRWVSFFIAIQLVATISGYIWIGSRVTHAMAKEHSLWKVMRPLNSLGIPVRTVWAHVFISIALTLTGTFEQILLYTGFVLQLMSTLAVASVLFVKNSSGFRSPGYPYVQYLFIGFSLWILAYTLYDRPTESLIGLGIIAAGLVTYFFSRSEIEDEK; translated from the coding sequence TTGAAAACTACTACTAAAATTTCCTGGAAAACGGCTACAGCTCTCGTGATAGCCAATATGATAGGCACTGGAGTTTTCACTAGCCTGGGCTACCAGTTGCTGGACGTACAGAGTACGATTAGTATCATTTTATTGTGGCTAATCGGTGGAGCACTGGCACTGTTTGGAGCGTTTAGCTACGCACAGTTGGGTACGCACTTTAAAGAGTCAGGGGGCGATTATATCTTTCTATCGCGGGTATTTCATCCGGTGCTGGGTTACTTAACCAGTTGGGTCTCGTTGATCGTAGGGTTTTCAGCTCCGGTAGCCATTGCGGCCATCGCCATGACGCAGTATCTGGCTCCGTTTGGCATTCAGGAATCAAATGCGCTAGCCGTTGGCATTATTGTGCTTATCGGTATTATGCATTCATTCAGTATCAAACAGAGCGAACGCTTTCAGAACGCCACCACGGTGCTAAAAGTGATATTCGTCCTGGTACTGATAGGGCTAGGGTTAGCCTACAGCACCAATATTCCGACCAATGCTATCGCCTTCCAACGTTCATGGCAACAAGAACTTACTACCCCGGGCTTTGCCGTATCACTCATTTACGTAACCTACGCCTACGTTGGCTGGAATGCTGCCGCGTATATTGTAGAAGAAATTCAGGATGTACGAAAAAATCTTCCAAAAGTACTGATTACCGGAGCTTTATTTGTAACAGTGATCTATGTGTTGCTCCAATTAGTTTTTCTGAAGCACGCATCATTTACTCAGTTAGAAGGCAAAGTAGAAGTGGCGACCATCGCCTTTTCCAATTTATTCGGAGTAAGCGGTAGCCGATGGGTCAGCTTTTTTATTGCTATTCAATTGGTAGCTACCATTAGTGGTTATATCTGGATTGGCTCACGGGTTACCCACGCGATGGCGAAAGAACATAGTTTATGGAAGGTAATGCGTCCGCTTAACTCGCTGGGCATTCCGGTACGCACCGTGTGGGCTCACGTATTTATCAGTATCGCCCTGACGCTGACTGGTACGTTTGAGCAAATTTTGCTTTACACCGGATTTGTATTACAGCTTATGAGTACATTAGCGGTAGCGAGTGTACTATTTGTGAAAAATAGTAGCGGATTCCGCAGTCCGGGTTATCCCTATGTACAGTACCTCTTCATTGGATTTAGCCTCTGGATTCTCGCTTACACCCTTTACGACCGCCCTACCGAAAGCCTAATTGGTCTAGGAATCATTGCGGCTGGATTAGTGACGTATTTTTTTAGCAGGTCTGAAATAGAGGATGAGAAATGA
- a CDS encoding pyridoxal phosphate-dependent decarboxylase family protein, with amino-acid sequence MNNDILHQAYDPEQFRQQGHQLVDRLADYLAQMQQGSTLAVLPWQSPEDKLHAWQADFDNSPQPTINQFFDQVLMESIHIHHPRYVGHQVATPAPAAALAGLLSAFLNNGMAVYEMGPVSSAIERLVMKQIAAKVGYDSLGGGIMTSGGTLANLTALLAARQAKTNGEAWQKGTRGQLALMVSEEAHYCVDRAVKIMGWGETGMIRVPVNDYYQIRTDQLTPYFQQARKEGKKVIAVVASACSTSTGSYDNLDEIARFCQQYDLWMHVDGAHGAAAAFSDKYRSQVAGLSQADSITLDFHKMLMTPALTTGLLFKNERLSFDTFSQRASYLLNEDEEDWSNSGKRTVECTKRMMSIQVYALLRTYGWKLWDENITRLYDLANNFASMIQQHPAIELAITPQANIICFRYAPFGVPMAQLNTLNAQIRQQVIEEGKFYIVQTQLKGEVFLRVTLMNPFTTEAMLEELLNDVRQKGNALNC; translated from the coding sequence ATGAATAACGATATACTACACCAAGCCTACGATCCCGAGCAATTTCGCCAGCAGGGTCACCAGTTGGTCGACCGTCTGGCCGATTATCTCGCTCAAATGCAACAAGGCTCAACTTTGGCGGTGTTGCCCTGGCAATCACCGGAGGATAAACTACATGCTTGGCAAGCCGATTTTGATAATTCTCCCCAGCCAACTATCAATCAGTTTTTTGACCAGGTACTGATGGAATCCATCCATATTCATCATCCACGCTACGTAGGACACCAAGTAGCAACACCCGCGCCCGCAGCGGCTTTGGCCGGACTACTTTCGGCTTTTTTAAACAACGGAATGGCAGTATATGAAATGGGGCCCGTTTCGTCAGCGATTGAACGGCTGGTGATGAAGCAGATTGCCGCTAAGGTGGGATACGATAGTTTGGGGGGCGGAATTATGACTTCCGGAGGAACGCTGGCGAACCTTACTGCTTTACTAGCTGCTCGCCAAGCCAAAACGAATGGAGAAGCCTGGCAGAAAGGTACTCGGGGGCAATTAGCTCTGATGGTTTCCGAAGAAGCGCACTACTGTGTAGACCGCGCTGTAAAGATAATGGGCTGGGGCGAAACGGGCATGATCCGCGTTCCGGTAAATGACTACTACCAAATACGTACTGACCAGCTCACACCCTACTTTCAGCAAGCCCGAAAAGAAGGCAAAAAAGTGATTGCTGTAGTAGCTTCGGCCTGTTCTACTTCTACCGGTTCTTATGATAATTTAGACGAAATCGCCCGCTTCTGTCAGCAGTACGATTTATGGATGCACGTAGATGGAGCACACGGGGCCGCCGCCGCCTTTTCAGATAAATATCGGTCTCAGGTTGCTGGTTTATCCCAAGCTGACTCCATCACGCTAGATTTTCATAAAATGCTAATGACCCCAGCGTTGACCACAGGTTTGTTATTCAAAAATGAGCGTCTTTCGTTTGATACTTTTTCTCAGCGAGCTTCTTATCTGCTTAATGAGGATGAAGAGGACTGGTCAAACTCGGGAAAGCGAACGGTAGAGTGTACCAAACGAATGATGAGCATTCAGGTGTACGCACTGTTACGCACCTACGGCTGGAAACTTTGGGATGAAAACATAACCCGATTGTACGATTTAGCTAATAACTTTGCCAGTATGATCCAACAACATCCAGCGATTGAGTTGGCTATTACACCTCAGGCGAACATTATCTGCTTTCGTTATGCTCCTTTTGGTGTTCCAATGGCTCAGCTTAATACGCTGAATGCTCAAATTAGACAGCAGGTTATAGAAGAGGGAAAGTTTTATATAGTGCAGACCCAACTGAAAGGGGAAGTTTTTTTGCGGGTAACCCTGATGAATCCATTTACAACCGAAGCTATGCTGGAGGAACTGCTGAACGACGTCAGGCAGAAAGGAAACGCCCTCAACTGCTAA